A genomic segment from Drosophila willistoni isolate 14030-0811.24 chromosome 2L unlocalized genomic scaffold, UCI_dwil_1.1 Seg168, whole genome shotgun sequence encodes:
- the LOC6652085 gene encoding charged multivesicular body protein 4b → MSFFGKMFGGKKEVAPSTGEAIQKLRETENMLIKKQEFLESKIEEELNTARKNASKNKRVALQALKKKKRLEKQLQQIDGTLSTIEMQREALESANTNTAVLTTMKNAADALKSAHQNMDVDKVHDMMDDIAEQQDVAREISDAISNPVAFGADLDDEDLERELDELEQENFDKEIIGIPEPTHTLPEAPTEDLPEKAKEKKKTPAKVSDPEVDDDPDMKQLLSWAN, encoded by the exons ATGAGTTTCTTTGGCAAAATGTTTGGGGGCAAGAAGGAGGTGGCTCCATCCACAGGCGAGGCTATACAAAAACTGCGAGAGACAGAAAATATGCTTATCAAGAAGCAGGAGTTCCTCGAGTCCAAAATCGAGGAAGAACTGAACACGGCACGCAAGAATGCatcgaaaaacaaaagag TGGCATTACAAGCTCTGAAAAAGAAGAAGCGCCTGGAGAAACAGCTACAACAGATCGATGGCACCTTATCCACCATTGAAATGCAGAGGGAGGCTCTGGAGAGTGCCAACACGAATACTGCCGTCTTGACCACAATGAAGAATGCTGCCGATGCCCTCAAATCGGCGCACCAAAATAT GGATGTGGACAAGGTTCACGACATGATGGATGACATTGCTGAGCAACAAGATGTGGCTCGCGAGATATCCGATGCCATTTCAAATCCCGTGGCCTTTGGCGCGGATCTGGATGATGAGGATCTTGAGCGTGAACTCGATGAGCTGGAACAGGAGAACTTTGATAAGGAAATTATTGGCATTCCAGAGCCAACGCACACGCTACCAGAGGCACCTACAGAGGACTTGCCCGAAAAGGCcaaggagaagaagaagacacCAGCAAAAGTATCAGACCCTGAAGTGGACG ATGATCCCGACATGAAGCAGCTTTTGTCCTGGGCCAATTAA
- the LOC6652084 gene encoding uncharacterized protein LOC6652084 — translation MIDKRRLDSILNFHKGKNQQKCLSQVPPTVRATFHDFHEVFDFSNLDLVNFEYFKNLDSQDPRTGAQANPIIVHFQKKKAVLDYIERLFLGNSPFQQPSEIPFDPHFGRAWQPTYERKFGHRGERLIAALGSGYSIKELRYFGAIPREYGTGNPLYPS, via the exons ATGATTGACAAGCGTCGTTTGgattcaatattaaatttccatAAGGGCAAGAACCAAcagaaa TGCCTTAGCCAAGTGCCGCCCACAGTCCGTGCTACATTTCACGACTTCCATGAGGTCTTTGACTTTTCCAATTTGGATTTGGTGAACTTCGAGTACTTTAAGAATCTTGACTCACAGGATCCGCGTACTGGTGCCCAGGCCAATCCCATAATCGTGCACTTTCAGAAGAAGAAAGCCGTATTGGATTATATCGAACGTCTGTTCTTGGGCAACTCACCATTCCAGCAGCCCAGCGAGATACCTTTCGATCCGCATTTCGGAAGAGCATGGCAGCCCACCTATGAGCGCAAATTTGGCCACCGTGGCGAGCGTCTAATAGCTGCCCTGGGCTCGGGATATTCTATCAAGGAATTGCGTTATTTCGGTGCGATACCAAGAGAGTATGGCACGGGCAATCCTCTCTATCCCAGTTGA
- the LOC6652083 gene encoding U6 snRNA-associated Sm-like protein LSm6, whose translation MSRKEALSQFINQIHGRPVAVKLNNGVDYRGVLACLDGYMNICLEQTEEYVNGQLKNKYGDAFIRGNNVLYISTQKRRV comes from the exons atgtctcGCAAGGAAGCGCTCTCACAATTTATTAACCAAATCCACGGTCGTCCTGTGGCAGTCAAGCTGAATAATGGAGTGGACTATCGAG GTGTTCTGGCGTGTTTGGATGGCTATATGAACATTTGCCTCGAGCAGACGGAGGAATATGTTAATGGACAGCTCAAGAATAAATATGGCGATGCCTTCATCCGCGGCAACAATGTGCTCTATATATCGACGCAGAAGCGAAGGGTTTAA
- the LOC26529090 gene encoding uncharacterized protein LOC26529090, protein MAKLNALLLVPILFLLIAFIAHSAFATVQPKAPNFQYFERPKYRYPYYDEHGRGKLLYGYGGPELYQYKTYTPLEGIH, encoded by the exons ATGGCAAAGTTGAATGCTCTGTTACTAGTGCCC attttatttttgttaattgcaTTTATTGCCCACTCTGCATTTGCCACCGTACAGCCGAAAGCtccaaattttcaatattttgaaaG ACCCAAATATCGTTATCCCTACTATGATGAACATGGACGAGGAAAACTTCTTTATGGCTACGGCGGTCCCGAACTATATCAATATAAAACATACACTCCCCTAGAGGGAATACactaa
- the LOC6652082 gene encoding uncharacterized protein LOC6652082 produces MLQVRVVFILTCSILLILQTSQPADGFILRLITETLQNNVAGEPITHERTEWNFDPEAAKKARAIYFEKNGFRSSKFIERLGVGLDGYHEERRKEQGERDLGRLNGEHNVNYPPPPV; encoded by the exons atgttACAAGTGCGAGTTGTGTTTATCTTGACT TGCAGCATTCTGTTAATCCTGCAGACGTCTCAACCCGCTGATGGCTTCATCCTGAGACTCATAACAGAGACTCTGCAAAATAATGTAGCCGGCGAGCCCATAACACACGAGCGGACTGAGTGGAATTTCGATCCGGAGGCTGCCAAAAAGGCGCGTGCCATATACTTTGAG AAAAACGGTTTCCGTTCTTCAAAATTCATTGAACGTTTAGGCGTGGGACTCGATGGCTATCACGAGGAGCGTCGCAAGGAGCAGGGCGAACGTGATTTGGGTCGCTTGAATGGGGAACATAATGTTAATTATCCTCCTCCACCtgtttaa